The Drosophila yakuba strain Tai18E2 chromosome X, Prin_Dyak_Tai18E2_2.1, whole genome shotgun sequence DNA segment TGAAGCCATATTATTTTGCTTTCGTTGTGTTAATCAGACGCTGATTTAGCTGCTCGCTAAAAAAGGTGCCGCCTCTCACCTTTCACTTGTTTTCGAAAAGTTTGATCTTTTTACTAAACTCACTTATAGAGAGATTTTTTCCTAGGGCTTGATTTTTCGCTGAagtggaaatatatatattaaatgttttcatttaattaataactttAAGCGGAAtatcaaacatttttgtgCTACTTTGATTACTATTAGCTGGTATTTCTTTGGAAAATTCTTTTTTACGTCGCATTTCTCCGTCAAGTTTCCCCGGCGTTAACaataatgttatttaaatcaaCAATAGAGTGCCACGCCTCCGGGCCGTTGGTCCGCCTCCTTGTGCCTGCACTTAGCTGTAGTTATAtctaatttttctttttgcatacatttttccGCTCTTTTCTGCCGTTTGCTACACTTCATTATGGGGGATTTTCTTCAgctttttgcagctttttTTTCCCGCCCTTTGCTGCATGGCATGCATAATGACAGCATGTAATTTGgcctttctttttcttctccTGCATATTTCCTGCACGTTTGTGGCACTCACATTTATCCCCCCATCTATTCCAAAAACCCCACCTCCATTTCCACCAACCGATGGAGATTGGGACCTCACGGCATCTCGTGGGTTGTTAAAGGCCTGATTGCGAATTATGGCCACCAGCTCTttcagaaaactgaaaactgaaatctgaaaactgaaaactcgAGCGGAAAGCTAGCTAGCTGGCAATGGCACAAAGGAATCGGCGACGGGGGCGGTTGCATGTCTTGGGGGCGTGGTCGCGTCAGAAAACTTTATATGATCGCATTTTATGCTAATTTACGAGcatttttctcttttcaattaatttctTCCCATGGGAGTGGCATCGCTGATTCCATTATaatatgcatatgtatttATGATATATGTGGTTGGGGGATTATTATATAGCCATTTCTATGCAGGCAGCGTTTTTATTTTCCGAATCGCAGCCAAGAAGGGTTTTGCTAATTGATAATTCAAATTGGTGCGTGATTcgtaatcaaaatatttgctaaaTGTATAACTAGGCATTTTCAAGTAAACAGGAAagtcatatttaaataattatttattgtttctttGCAATAGGCGATGAAACTAAATTTACTTCATTTCATAATCCACAATGATGGGGATTATTTTGTTTGAGAATTATCTTTGTAATGTTTTGCAGTTGTAGAGTGCAAGTAACAACTCatcatttaattaacattaataaggaattaaaagatatatatattttcattctACTACTAATTACttgattatttattgaatgaaTGATAAACCAATCAATGAATGCTTTAccgaatgaatgaatgaattcACTCTGCACAATGACTACATTCGATTGAATGGAAATGGTAATGAATGAGTTAAGCAGATGACCTTTGAATGATCGTGCGAATAACAATTTACGTTTGCCTCACGGGAATTTCGATGGATATTGtgcacattattttatttttcattgctaaatggaaaaaggaaatgGCACATCCacatttcgctcagtgtagaACAAAGCAGCGAGTTGAGCgagtttgttttatttctgcACTCGACTTGGGTTTTATTTTCGgcttaagcaaatatttgctcgGCCTGGAAAAATGCTTATGCGAATTTCGGGGTCTATATAaacacatactcgtatgtacatatatacacaaataaatatatcggtatctgtatctgctaCTCAGTTGATTTTGTTGTACTAAGGAGACTGTCTTTTGCTGTGTCTAAAATTTCTAGTAGGCAAATAAATCGCATTTGCGAGCGGGGCACGGTGGATATGGGAGATATATCTTGTCATGCTTCAGCGCGTTGTTGGCGcttcaaacagaaaaaaaaaaaaaaaaaaaaattgaaaaaaatgcgagccattgttgttgttgtagttgcgAACTGAACGTCGCATTTATTACAGGTGTGTCCCACCATCCATCTCGCTCGCTCCCACGGCATTGAGGTATTCGGGCTGCTCAGGTGCATAATCAAAGCGAATTTGTGTGCGAAATGGGTTCAACTTGCCGccgttgctgccactgccttTTTGCTGTTGCAACTGTCCGTTGTCAGTTGATTTATCTACATATTAATgcattatatatatgtatatattatatgtagaTATAATATGGAAAAATGCCTGAACACGAACACACGATCGTCGTATGTAAAAGGGGGAAATATGGAAAATGGTAGCCGCGCAAGCCTGAAAACTGCTTGGGAAAAGGCCTTTGCTTTCAGCCAAAGAGTCTCGTCTTGTCTCAGAACCGAAATAACTAGTTTTTTCgtaaaataattgtaaacCGCAGTGCAAAAATTGGGTTACATTTTTGTTGAGTGTGCAGAATGAAAAACCGGGTTacacttatgtacatatataaaccGAAAACCTTGACTAATTGTGACTCGCTTTTAATTTCCACTCGTGTTGTTTTGAATTTGATAAGTGATAAGTGTgtttagtatcgattgacaTAACTTCCATTGCTTAGATATCTctctttcatttatttgctttgcggTAGTTAGTAAATTTGTACAAAACTCCTTTGTGTCGAAAAAAGGTACCATTCACATTGTTTTTATGGCGTCCTCCACAATATCTTACTTACAATTTCCAATGTCGTAGACGCGAGttctgttttcgttttcgtgtGTGCCAAAGATAGCATTTCCGTGTGCCACCGATAAGGCAGCCAATTCACACTGCATTTTGATAGCGTTTTTGATAGGAGGGCACTCTCAACAGTTGCCGCATTGCATCACCGATAAGAGCGTAGACCAAATGAAGaacaacaatagcaataatcataataataacaatggcACAATCGCAGTGACTAAGAAGCATTGAATCACAGCTAATAAATACCTTTTAAATGCCACACAGCGGTGAAATGTTCCTCAAATCGAAATTAATCGGCAGTTGCACAAAAAAGCCCACGAAAAGCGAACAATAAAACGGGAAAAAATcaaacgaaatatatttaatcaaaccAATCACCAAATACCAAAGAACGCATTTGGACCATGTTCGACGTACCGCCAAAATGTCCTGCGCTGGCCAACAAATTGGGCGGTCTCTTTGGGTGGCGACACACCTACAAGGTGGCCGCCAAGCACGAGGGGATTCCCCATGGACAGCTCCACAAGTCCTACTCCCTCACGCTGCCCAAGCGACCGCCTTCGCCATCGGCCTACTCGTGTGTGAAGGTAAAGATCGAAAGATATAGGATACTGCATTGGGGAATTCCAAAGTTTAAGATCAAAGATCACTGggaaaaatcattaaaataatggaaataaatatcatGTCATTAAACAAAGTTATGCTATATTTTATCAAAACATACCTAAGtatattattgaatttaattacgtttgcatatcaaatatatttgtaacttaaattaaagcaatacaaaattatagaaataattcaatttgagaTATTGTAGATTTATTTTTCTACGTGCCGCTATGCACACATGCCAAATTCAATCACAATCTCTTTTGGCATTCCCCCAGTtcgaccacgcccacataGCATTTTCAATCTTTTTATGATATATGAGATCCAGATCGTGTTGTCGACTCGTTGCCGCATAATTTCCATTGACAAATGACCATAAAGAAGTGTAATCAATGAGGCACAGTGGTGAAAAGTGGCTAAAACGTTGAGTAAAAACTAAATTCAATTAGATTTATTTTGTCTTTTAAAACCACTGTTCCTCAACTGCATTTTTAAGGCTCCATGGCGAGTCGGTATCCCAAAAGTCGGTGCTGCATCTGATAGATACTTAGAATGTCTGAATGCGCGCTATTTGacccacaaacaaaaaaaaaaaaaatacaaaaaaaaaaaacatcaaacaAACCATGTGAagaaacaaaccaaaaacaaaggcgaaccgaaaacagaaaacagaaatcaaGGAAAAGACGCGAAAAATAGCCGAAATTATTGCGCCAAGTTGACGATTCGTTCGACGTTCCAGTTCTGCAGCTCGTCTCAGTTTGCTGAGCCTCCAACGCTTTTGACTGGTTTTCAGCCATGATGcaattgttttgtttcttatgcactacaaaaaaaatataacaaactcCCAAAGCATCTACATAAGTTAAACAATAAAAGTGTAGCAAAAGATAAAAATCAAtagcttaaaaataaaaagaaactcAGCTTGAATGAATTAATTGAAGTAAGATTACTAATTATAGTTTATAAACTTTCCATAATGGAATATTGATctaaaatgttcaaaatcaCTTCCAGTTCTTGGTAGAATTTTCTTCAAGTGAGTCTTGTTGCTGGTGGccggcatttggcatttgttgtGGAATCCATCGGAATGCCAAAAGCAACACCGCCAGCAACTCCTTGGCTGCTCGGCTCGACGAGAAGAGCAGACTGCAATTTGGGGCGCTGGAGGTCGTCGTGGTCTTATTAGGCATATTAGGCATCGCTCAGGGAGTTCAAGTTGGTGATGAGCCCACGTGAGCGGTGATTTTTTGGGGCGATGGAGTGACTCAACACGTAGTGGTTGCTCCATGCGGAAGCACAGATGTGCAGAAGCTGCAAATGGGATGTGAGAAGCGAGTTCGCGAGACGATGCGTCCTCCATGGGCCTCTCCAGATGGAAGATTGCAGTTACGAGATTGCAGTTTGAGATTTGGGGGAGGGCTTGGATGGATGTTGGGAAAGAGTTCCGCGACTTCCATGGCCCCCAGTCTAATGGGAATAACAGATGCAAGAGATGCACGTCTTACTCTTTCGTTGTTGTGGAGATACAGTGCATACTCAATACTGTGAACTAATAGCAGATAGTTTAATGTACCAAATAATAGATTTAAACTTAAAGCTCATTCAAAtgttttgttcttttccaTTTACAGCCCGATTCCTGGGTGACCGTAACGCATCTGCAGACACAGTCGGGCATCCTCGATCCTGATGACTGTGTCCGCGACGTGGCCGACGATCGGGAGCAGATATTGGCGCACTTTGATGACCCAGGACCGGATCCGGGAGTTCCGCAGGGAGGCGGCGATGGAGCGTCGGGCAGTTCGTCCGTGGGCACCGGTTCGCCGGATATCTTTCGTGATCCCACCAATACGGAGGCGCCCACCTGTCCGCGGGATCTCTCCACGCCGCACATCGAGGTCACCAGCACCACATCGGGACCAATGGCTGGACTCGGCGTTGGACTGATGGTGCGTCGCAGCAGTGATCCCAATCTGCTGGCCTCCCTGAAGGCGGAGGGCAGTAACAAACGCTGGTCGGCTGCGGCACCCCATTACGCTGGCGGGGATTCGCCGGAGCGCCTGTTGCTGGACAAGGCCGGTGGCCAGCTATCGCCACAGTGGGAGGAGGACGACGATCCCAGTCATCAGCTAAAGGAACAGCTGCTACACCAACAGCAGCCCCATGCTGCAAATGGCGTAGGCGGCACCACCGGTAACCATCAGCCATTTGCCCGATCCGGTCGCCTGTCGATGCAATTTCTGGGCGACGGCAATGGCTACAAGTGGATGGAGGCAGCCGAGAAGCTACAGAATCAGCCACCAGCCCAGCAGACATATCAGCAGGGTGGCCATCATGCTGGTCACGGTCAGAACGGTGCCTACTCCAGCAAGTCCTTGCCCAGGGAGAGCAAGCGAAAGGAGCCATTGGGACAGGCGTATGAATCCATCAGGGAGAAGGATGGCGAAATGCTGCTGATCATCAACGAGTACGGTAGTCCGCTGGGACTCACTGCGCTGCCGGACAAGGAGCACGGCGGTGGACTGCTGGTGCAACATGTGGAGCCGGGCAGTCGAGCCGAAAGGGGACGACTGCGTCGTGATGATCGCATTCTGGAAATCAATGGCATCAAGCTAATTGGACTCACCGAATCGCAGGTTCAGGAGCAACTGCGACGGGCGTTGGAGAGCTCGGAGTTGAGAGTTCGAGTGCTGCGCGGTGATCGCAATCGCCGCCAGCAGCGTGACTCCAAGGTGGCCGAGATGGTGGAGGTGGCCACGGTGTCACCCACCCGCAAGCCACATGCTGCTCCGGTGGGCACCTCGCTGCAGGTGGCCAATACCCGTAAACTGGGCAGGAAAATCGAAATTTTGCTAAAGAAGGGACCCAACGGTCTCGGCTTTTCGGTCACAACACGCGATAATCCCGCCGGTGGTCACTGTCCCATTTACATCAAGAATATCCTGCCACGAGGTGCGGCCATCGAGGATGGACGCCTGAAGCCCGGTGATCGTTTGCTCGAGGTGGATGGCACTCCGATGACGGGCAAAACACAAACGGATGTGGTGGCAATCTTGAGGGGCATGCCAGCAGGAGCTACCGTCAGGATTGTGGTCTCCCGCCAGCAGGAGTTGGCGGAGCAGGCAGACCAGCCGGCGGAGAAGAGTGCTGGCGTGGCGGTGGCGCCTTCAGTTGCTCCACCAGCGGttccagcagctgctgctccagcgcCTCCCATTCCGGTGCAGAAATCCAGCAGCGCACGATCTCTGTTCACTCATCAGCAGCAATCGCAGCTCAACGAATCTCAGCACTTTATCGATGCGGGCAGCGAGTCGGCGGCTTCAAATGTAAGTTGAATCCGAATCTTTGGCAGTATTTGAAACTATACTAATATAGTTTGTTTCTAAATCCACAGGACAGCCTgccgcccagcagcaacagttggcACTCCCGCGAGGAGCTGACCCTGCACATTCCCGTTCACGACACCGAAAAGGCCGGACTGGGGGTCAGTGTGAAGGGCAAGACGTGCTCGAATCTGAACGCTTCTGGATCGAGTGCCTCCAGCGGCAGCAATGGACTGATGAAGCACGACGGTGATTTGGGTATATTCGTGAAGAATGTAATCCATGGCGGTGCTGCTTCCCGCGATGGTCGCCTGCGGATGAACGATCAGTTGCTCAGCGTAAATGGAGTATCGTTGCGTGGTCAAAACAACGCTGAAGCCATGGAGACACTACGTCGTGCAATGGTCAATACGCCCGGGAAACATCCGGGCACCATAACCCTGCTGGTGGGCCGTAAGATCTTGCGATCGGCCAGCTCCAGTGACATTCTTGACCACAGTaacagtcacagtcacagccaTAGCAATAGCAGCGGTGGCAGCAATTCGAATGGCAgcggcaataacaacaatagcagCTCGAATGCTAGCGATAATTCCGGAGCGACGGTCATCTATTTGAGTCCGGAGAAGAGGGAGCAGCGCTGCAATGGCGGCGGAGTTGGTGGCAGTGCTGGCAATGAGATGAATAGGTGAGTAGATTACACGACATATGTACAAAGCAAAGTATACGATAAATATTGTCTTACAGATGGAGCAATCCCGTTTTGGATCGTCTAACCGGTGGCATTTGCTCATCGAACTCAGCGCAGCCATCCTCACAGCAGtcgcaccagcagcagcagcatcagcagccgCATCcttcgcagcagcaacagcagcagcagcgtcgCCTGCCTGCAGTGCCCGTTAGCAGCAGTGCAGCTCTGAGGAACGAGAGCTACTATATGGCCACCAATGACAACTGGTCGCCGGCGCAACTGCACTTGATCACTGGTCACGGCAATACGGCGCTGCTTATTGAGGACGATGCCGAACCGATGTCTCCGTGAGTCTGATAACTAGATGGCACTCAAATACATCTTTTAACTCAATCTCTCCTTCATTTTCTTTCAGAACACTGCCGGCGCGTCCGCACGATGGGCCGCACTGCAACGCGAGCAGTGCTAATCCATCGCAGAATTTGGCCGTCGGCAATCAGGGGCCAGCCATCAATACGGTGCCTGGCACTCCGTCGACATCCAGCAACTTTGATGCCACATACTCCTCGCAACTGAGCTTGGAGACAAACTCGGGCGTGGAGCATTTCTCGCGTGATGCCTTGGGACGACGCAGCATCTCCGAGAAGCACCATGCGGCGCTGGATGCCCGCGAGACTGGCACCTATCAGCGGAATAAGAAGTTGCGCGAGGAGCGGGAACGCGAGCGTCGCATTCAGCTGACCAAATCGGCTGTCTATGGCGGTTCCATTGAGTCCCTTACGGCCCGCATAGCCAGCGCTAATGCGCAGTTTTCGGGCTATAAACATGCCAAGACTGCATCCAGCATCGAGCAAAGGGAGACGCAGCAGCAATTGGCCGCTGCCGAGGCGGAGGCCAGGGATCAGCTGGGCGATCTGGGTCCATCGCTGGGCATGAAGAAGTCCTCGTCGCTGGAGTCGCTCCAGACGATGGTGCAGGAGCTGCAGATGTCGGATGAGCCGCGTGGTCATCAAGCGTTGCGCGCACCGCGTGGACGTGGCAGGGAGGACAGTCTGCGGGCGGCGGTGGTCAGCGAACCGGACGCGAGCAGTAAGTTTTCAATAATATACATGTATTTGTGGACTTGTGAATAACTTGTTTATCTTTTTTAGAGCCCCGTAAGACCTGGCTTTTGGAGGATGGCGATCACGAGGGTGGCTTTGCGTCGCAGCGCAATGGACCATTCCAGAGTTCCCTCAACGATGGCAAACATGGCTGCAAGTCGTCGCGGGCCAAGAAGCCAAGCATACTGCGCGGCATCGGTCACATGTTCCGCTTTGGCAAGAATCGCAAGGATGGCGTGGTGCCAGTGGACAACTATGCGATGAACATTTCGCCACCCACATCGGTGGTTTCCACAGCCACATCGccgcagctgcaacagcagcagcaacagcaattgcagcaacaccagcaacagcagcagcagcaacagataCCAACCGCTGCGTTGGCCGCTCTGGAGAGAAATGGCAAGCCGCCGGCGTAtcagccaccgccaccgctgCCTGCCCCGAATGGAGTCGGTAGCAATGGGATCCATCAGAACGACATCTTCAACCATCGCTATCAGCATTACTCCAACTATGAGGACatccaccagcagcaccagcaacaccagATTAGGTGAGAGCGGGCCCGCACTTCCTTTGCATCCTTTCATTTTGCCGGTGTCGGGATATTCGTTTGTTTAACCAAGTTTATTAGCCATTTAACACAACattgtgtacatatgtgtcgtatctctctctttctcgcccTTTTTTCTCTTTCTGTTCCGCGTGTCTGTGTATCTATGTTGTTGTCTATGTGTTAACCGCCCATCCACACACGCCACActcacccatacacacacacacacacacacacacactgtaCCACCACTATAACATTTACACTggtaaaaacaaatatgtCGAAGCAGTGGCGGCGAATCCACCACATCGATTTCGGAAACGCTTTCGGAGTCAACACTCGAGTGCATGCGACAGCAGGTCATCCGGCAGCGCATCAAGGTCGAGGCGGAAAGGTAACCCACCCACCtacaccaacaccaacacctGCATCCACACtcacaccaccacccaccacccacaaccgCACCAACACACAGATAGCCCAGTGCAGTGCGGTTCGTAGATATAAAGCGGCTTTTTGGTAATGGGCTTGGAGCATCGGTTAATTAAGTAAACATTTAgataaaaaaagaatatatattttgaacaGAATATTCTAAAGCAAACGCGTATGGCGATCATTAAAAAGGATATTAAAAAAGGTTATGGGTTGAGCAGCTaaccatataaatatttaatcaaattagaATGATATGATCATTATAAGTAGTATCAGTAGatatcaaataatttaaataatatattaaaaagtatCTATAGTCTAACAACTGAATTGCACTGCATCTAATCACGCTTAATCGTAATGCTTgttaaattttggtttttttttgccgaCAAAACACATTATAAACATGATATCTGCATTTTGTAAATTACTCATGGACATTACCCGCTTGCTTTCGCAGTCGCCGCCATCAGCATTACCATTCGCAGCGCAGTGCCCGCTCGCAGGATGTGAGCATGCACTCGACGAGCTCCGGATCCCAGCCAGGATCCCTGGCCCAGCCGCAATCGCAATCGAATGGCGTGCGTCCCATGAGCAGTTACTACGAGTACGAGacggtgcagcagcagcgggtGGGCAGCATTAAGcacagccacagcagcagcgccacatcgtcctcctcgtcgccCATTAATGTCCCACATTGGAAGGCGGCTGCCATGAATGGCTACTCGCCAGCCAGCCTGAATAGCAGTGCCCGGAGTCGGGGTCCGTTTGTGACGCAGGTGACCATACGGGAGCAGAGCAGTGGCGGCATACCCGCCcacctgctgcagcagcatcagcagcagcaactccagcagcagcagcagcagcccacCTACCAGACTGTCCAGAAGATGTCCGGACAATCGCAATATGGCAGTGCCGCCGGTTCCCAGCCACACGCCTCCAAGGTGTGACTATAGGTGTTGGCGCAAGCGCGCGCCACTCGCGATGTGCTGGCCGAAAACCGGGTCGTTCTCAGCGAGGTCAACGAGGAGGTGGAGGTCTTCTACTTCGCCACCGAGTGCTGAACACATTGCATATTCGAGGGACTTAGTTATTTAAGTTGAAAACCACATGCATTAGGGGTGGGTTGGTTAATCATATCTTGTCTAATCAACATCAATTGGAAGCCTAATGTGGCAGGaggaatattattttatattatgaggtttaaaattgatttgtaaCTAGCCAGAAGCCAAGGAATGGTTGCTATATACTTTAATTGATATCCTGATTAATCAATATATAGATATTTATCCGTGATATATgattaagcaaacaaaacctAGACGTTTTCTTGCTAAGCGGAAAGAACCAGGATAATATTTACATTAGTATTCCATCATCATTTCATGGTCCAAAAGAAAGAGGATAAATTCGATTTTATAATTGTAAACTGCCAAGAATACAACTTGGATTCATTTGATTTCCAACCTATTGACCCACCCTGACACACGTCTATATTATGTTCACAATtcacaatatatatatatatacttaaaagATTGCATATTTGGCGAAACAGAAACCAAGAGAGTAACGATTAAGGAAAGTATTCCCGTTAAGCGCTATCCATTTGCCGAGTGCttagatttaatttaaaccATTTCCGATTGTATTAAGCATTAGTTCTAAGTCCAAGTCAAACGCCTTTGTACATAACTAGTTTACGCAGAAGCCAACCAGAAAAGAAGAACAACATCAAATTCCAAAAGTTTTGGACCAACACTACGAAAGGTCTTAAGAATTTCCATTGTCAtttatccatttttttttttacatttacttatattttttttatttgtacatagatcttgtttgtttgttttgtaaaGCTTTAAAGCGGACGccattttgtgtgtgcaaACGTGAGGATTTGCAAGAAGCGAAAAGTTAAACTTAAAGCCAACCCATATAATACGTATAGCTATATGAGTAAGAgtagtaattttttttgttccaaCGATTATCGAGCTTAGACAAGAAGTTTTGTGCAGCCGACCTCGGCCCAGGTCTCTAAAAAAGACAAGCAGCTTATCTTAGTTATACGAATCCATACGATTAAGCAAAACTAGTGGATAAGTCTACATGTATAGCGAATAATTACGATACTTTAATTTTGTGTACTTCCTAAGTAATTTGTGCGATACCGAATACCGAGTTGCGAATTAAACATAacaaatttccaatcaaactgtgttttaaaaaaaaattacatttttttcacttttcttccaatttttgatgatgagttctagatttttgccgaaaatggggtttctgttattttgcgactataaatatcagtattttgattagaacattcgaaatattggtccgaatatggaatggcatacctcgttagctcgtaattaaatttcaaatgaaaataaaatcaaattaatcaaaaaaatattattttca contains these protein-coding regions:
- the LOC6525642 gene encoding partitioning defective 3 homolog isoform X2 gives rise to the protein MKVTVCFGDVRILVPCGSGELLVRDLVKEATRRYIKAAGKPDSWVTVTHLQTQSGILDPDDCVRDVADDREQILAHFDDPGPDPGVPQGGGDGASGSSSVGTGSPDIFRDPTNTEAPTCPRDLSTPHIEVTSTTSGPMAGLGVGLMVRRSSDPNLLASLKAEGSNKRWSAAAPHYAGGDSPERLLLDKAGGQLSPQWEEDDDPSHQLKEQLLHQQQPHAANGVGGTTGNHQPFARSGRLSMQFLGDGNGYKWMEAAEKLQNQPPAQQTYQQGGHHAGHGQNGAYSSKSLPRESKRKEPLGQAYESIREKDGEMLLIINEYGSPLGLTALPDKEHGGGLLVQHVEPGSRAERGRLRRDDRILEINGIKLIGLTESQVQEQLRRALESSELRVRVLRGDRNRRQQRDSKVAEMVEVATVSPTRKPHAAPVGTSLQVANTRKLGRKIEILLKKGPNGLGFSVTTRDNPAGGHCPIYIKNILPRGAAIEDGRLKPGDRLLEVDGTPMTGKTQTDVVAILRGMPAGATVRIVVSRQQELAEQADQPAEKSAGVAVAPSVAPPAVPAAAAPAPPIPVQKSSSARSLFTHQQQSQLNESQHFIDAGSESAASNDSLPPSSNSWHSREELTLHIPVHDTEKAGLGVSVKGKTCSNLNASGSSASSGSNGLMKHDGDLGIFVKNVIHGGAASRDGRLRMNDQLLSVNGVSLRGQNNAEAMETLRRAMVNTPGKHPGTITLLVGRKILRSASSSDILDHSNSHSHSHSNSSGGSNSNGSGNNNNSSSNASDNSGATVIYLSPEKREQRCNGGGVGGSAGNEMNRWSNPVLDRLTGGICSSNSAQPSSQQSHQQQQHQQPHPSQQQQQQQRRLPAVPVSSSAALRNESYYMATNDNWSPAQLHLITGHGNTALLIEDDAEPMSPTLPARPHDGPHCNASSANPSQNLAVGNQGPAINTVPGTPSTSSNFDATYSSQLSLETNSGVEHFSRDALGRRSISEKHHAALDARETGTYQRNKKLREERERERRIQLTKSAVYGGSIESLTARIASANAQFSGYKHAKTASSIEQRETQQQLAAAEAEARDQLGDLGPSLGMKKSSSLESLQTMVQELQMSDEPRGHQALRAPRGRGREDSLRAAVVSEPDASKPRKTWLLEDGDHEGGFASQRNGPFQSSLNDGKHGCKSSRAKKPSILRGIGHMFRFGKNRKDGVVPVDNYAMNISPPTSVVSTATSPQLQQQQQQQLQQHQQQQQQQQIPTAALAALERNGKPPAYQPPPPLPAPNGVGSNGIHQNDIFNHRYQHYSNYEDIHQQHQQHQISGGESTTSISETLSESTLECMRQQVIRQRIKVEAESRRHQHYHSQRSARSQDVSMHSTSSGSQPGSLAQPQSQSNGVRPMSSYYEYETVQQQRVGSIKHSHSSSATSSSSSPINVPHWKAAAMNGYSPASLNSSARSRGPFVTQVTIREQSSGGIPAHLLQQHQQQQLQQQQQQPTYQTVQKMSGQSQYGSAAGSQPHASKV
- the LOC6525642 gene encoding partitioning defective 3 homolog isoform X4; amino-acid sequence: MKVTVCFGDVRILVPCGSGELLVRDLVKEATRRYIKAAGKPDSWVTVTHLQTQSGILDPDDCVRDVADDREQILAHFDDPGPDPGVPQGGGDGASGSSSVGTGSPDIFRDPTNTEAPTCPRDLSTPHIEVTSTTSGPMAGLGVGLMVRRSSDPNLLASLKAEGSNKRWSAAAPHYAGGDSPERLLLDKAGGQLSPQWEEDDDPSHQLKEQLLHQQQPHAANGVGGTTGNHQPFARSGRLSMQFLGDGNGYKWMEAAEKLQNQPPAQQTYQQGGHHAGHGQNGAYSSKSLPRESKRKEPLGQAYESIREKDGEMLLIINEYGSPLGLTALPDKEHGGGLLVQHVEPGSRAERGRLRRDDRILEINGIKLIGLTESQVQEQLRRALESSELRVRVLRGDRNRRQQRDSKVAEMVEVATVSPTRKPHAAPVGTSLQVANTRKLGRKIEILLKKGPNGLGFSVTTRDNPAGGHCPIYIKNILPRGAAIEDGRLKPGDRLLEVDGTPMTGKTQTDVVAILRGMPAGATVRIVVSRQQELAEQADQPAEKSAGVAVAPSVAPPAVPAAAAPAPPIPVQKSSSARSLFTHQQQSQLNESQHFIDAGSESAASNDSLPPSSNSWHSREELTLHIPVHDTEKAGLGVSVKGKTCSNLNASGSSASSGSNGLMKHDGDLGIFVKNVIHGGAASRDGRLRMNDQLLSVNGVSLRGQNNAEAMETLRRAMVNTPGKHPGTITLLVGRKILRSASSSDILDHSNSHSHSHSNSSGGSNSNGSGNNNNSSSNASDNSGATVIYLSPEKREQRCNGGGVGGSAGNEMNRWSNPVLDRLTGGICSSNSAQPSSQQSHQQQQHQQPHPSQQQQQQQRRLPAVPVSSSAALRNESYYMATNDNWSPAQLHLITGHGNTALLIEDDAEPMSPTLPARPHDGPHCNASSANPSQNLAVGNQGPAINTVPGTPSTSSNFDATYSSQLSLETNSGVEHFSRDALGRRSISEKHHAALDARETGTYQRNKKLREERERERRIQLTKSAVYGGSIESLTARIASANAQFSGYKHAKTASSIEQRETQQQLAAAEAEARDQLGDLGPSLGMKKSSSLESLQTMVQELQMSDEPRGHQALRAPRGRGREDSLRAAVVSEPDASKPRKTWLLEDGDHEGGFASQRNGPFQSSLNDGKHGCKSSRAKKPSILRGIGHMFRFGKNRKDGVVPVDNYAMNISPPTSVVSTATSPQLQQQQQQQLQQHQQQQQQQQIPTAALAALERNGKPPAYQPPPPLPAPNGVGSNGIHQNDIFNHRYQHYSNYEDIHQQHQQHQISRRHQHYHSQRSARSQDVSMHSTSSGSQPGSLAQPQSQSNGVRPMSSYYEYETVQQQRVGSIKHSHSSSATSSSSSPINVPHWKAAAMNGYSPASLNSSARSRGPFVTQVTIREQSSGGIPAHLLQQHQQQQLQQQQQQPTYQTVQKMSGQSQYGSAAGSQPHASKV